In Elusimicrobiota bacterium, one DNA window encodes the following:
- a CDS encoding helix-turn-helix domain-containing protein, with translation MTKCKIEKIDSHLKEKLKNKEFRKHYELECAKVSLAQKIAEIRQNKNLNQSELAKRLHVSQQFISQIETADGNNLTLGTLLKIANSLGRSVKISFPKLSKHTSLLTVG, from the coding sequence ATGACAAAATGTAAAATTGAAAAGATTGATTCTCACTTAAAAGAAAAACTAAAAAACAAAGAATTCAGGAAACATTATGAGTTGGAATGCGCTAAAGTATCATTGGCCCAAAAAATAGCTGAAATCAGGCAAAATAAAAATTTGAACCAATCTGAGCTTGCTAAAAGATTGCATGTAAGCCAGCAGTTTATCTCTCAAATTGAAACCGCTGATGGAAATAATTTAACGCTGGGAACTCTTCTAAAAATCGCCAACTCTCTTGGCCGAAGTGTCAAAATATCATTCCCAAAGCTGTCTAAACACACTTCCTTATTGACAGTTGGTTAA
- a CDS encoding T9SS type A sorting domain-containing protein, translating to MKIRKVNIPRAYARRIPEDWLKVEIPQNTNIGQLVNIASPAITKLNIINNANNNAKLDKKIITDSVENLKNTVMEFNSDALLSSPVTIFLSYKNCTVNSDKEKDLRIYQLNEVNSIWELVTNTQSVDKTNKTITVTVNHFSVYRIFNAIFSEKNLENISVYPNPYIAKGTSKDTTFSNPADGTGIVFSKLTIRAKFKIYNILGELVSEFEETDGDGRYLWNTKNKDGDNLASGIYIFYITNPDDTLMKSNEGKLAIIR from the coding sequence ATGAAAATCAGAAAAGTAAATATCCCACGAGCTTACGCTCGGAGAATTCCAGAGGACTGGCTTAAAGTAGAAATCCCACAAAATACCAATATTGGGCAATTGGTCAACATTGCAAGTCCCGCCATAACTAAATTAAACATAATCAATAATGCCAACAATAACGCGAAATTAGATAAAAAAATTATTACGGATTCTGTTGAAAATCTCAAAAATACAGTAATGGAGTTTAATTCTGATGCATTATTATCTTCGCCGGTAACTATTTTTTTATCATACAAAAATTGTACTGTAAATTCTGACAAAGAAAAAGATTTACGAATTTATCAGCTAAACGAAGTTAATAGCATATGGGAACTAGTCACCAATACACAATCAGTTGATAAAACAAATAAAACGATTACTGTAACAGTAAATCATTTTAGTGTTTACAGGATTTTCAATGCGATTTTTTCTGAAAAAAACCTTGAAAATATTTCTGTGTATCCTAACCCCTATATTGCAAAGGGAACAAGCAAAGATACAACTTTCTCAAATCCCGCAGATGGGACTGGCATTGTCTTTAGCAAATTAACAATAAGAGCCAAATTTAAGATTTATAACATTTTAGGTGAATTAGTATCTGAATTTGAAGAAACTGATGGAGACGGGAGATATTTATGGAATACGAAAAACAAAGATGGAGACAATTTAGCTTCAGGAATATATATTTTTTATATAACTAACCCAGATGACACTTTAATGAAATCCAATGAGGGCAAATTGGCAATAATAAGATAG
- a CDS encoding undecaprenyl-diphosphate phosphatase produces the protein MDIILLVKAVVLGIVEGLTEFLPISSTGHLILAGEALHFSGETAKLFEVFIQLGAILAVLWIYRAKCLSLVVRFPKDKQAQRFGVSLLIAFLPAAIVGLVVHKAIKQYLFGPVTVAIALIVGGLVILFIERQKHSNKVEQMEDITFKIALAVGLAQVLALFPGVSRSGATIMGGLLAGMSRKASTEFSFFLAIPTMLAATLFDLAKSYSLLSFSDFQMLAIGFVFAFLSALWVITWLIKFVSTHDFKPFAYYRIVFGGILLCYYLFKF, from the coding sequence ATGGATATCATTTTATTAGTAAAAGCGGTGGTTTTAGGAATCGTTGAAGGCCTTACGGAATTTTTACCCATTTCTTCTACCGGGCACCTGATTCTTGCCGGGGAAGCGCTCCATTTTTCCGGTGAAACAGCAAAACTTTTTGAAGTATTTATCCAACTAGGGGCAATTCTTGCCGTTCTTTGGATTTATAGGGCAAAGTGCCTATCTCTCGTAGTACGGTTTCCTAAAGATAAGCAGGCGCAGCGTTTTGGGGTAAGTCTTTTAATTGCATTTTTGCCTGCAGCAATTGTAGGTTTGGTAGTACATAAAGCTATAAAACAATATTTATTCGGGCCGGTGACAGTTGCTATTGCGCTTATTGTTGGAGGACTTGTTATCCTGTTTATTGAAAGGCAGAAACATTCAAATAAAGTTGAACAGATGGAAGATATTACCTTTAAGATAGCATTGGCGGTAGGTTTGGCGCAGGTTTTGGCATTATTTCCGGGTGTTTCGCGCTCTGGCGCAACTATTATGGGCGGATTGCTGGCGGGAATGTCCCGAAAAGCTTCGACGGAATTTTCTTTTTTCCTTGCAATTCCTACGATGCTTGCGGCAACTCTTTTTGACCTGGCAAAGAGTTATTCCTTGTTATCTTTTTCGGATTTTCAGATGCTTGCAATAGGTTTTGTTTTTGCTTTTTTATCGGCTCTGTGGGTAATAACATGGCTCATCAAATTCGTCTCCACACACGACTTCAAACCCTTCGCTTATTACCGCATCGTTTTTGGCGGGATCCTTCTGTGCTATTACTTGTTTAAGTTTTAA
- a CDS encoding argininosuccinate synthase, with amino-acid sequence MKNKIVLAYSGGLDTSVMIKWLKDTYNADIIAAIIDVGQNEDLPAIKKRALNTGALKAYVIDAKKEFVTDIIYPAVKANAIYEHKYLLGTSLARPIIAKKIIEIAKKENAWAVSHGATGKGNDQVRFEITFRAFAPGIKIIAPWREWTLKSRTDEIEYAQKHKIPITVTKKKPYSSDANLWHISYEGGILEDPNNPPPEDIFQLTKQISKTPDKPGFVEICFEKGVPKKINGKTYEPVALIAALNKIGGEHCIGRTDLVENRLVGMKSRGVYETPGGTLLIFAHRELEYLTIERETFHYKEVIEPKYAELIYNGLWYSPLREALDGFINETQKYVTGSIKLKLFKGNINVEGRKAASSLYWEKLATFEKEDIYDQRHAEGFIKLFGLPVEVNSILRKK; translated from the coding sequence ATGAAAAACAAGATCGTTTTAGCTTATTCAGGCGGTTTGGACACTTCTGTAATGATAAAATGGCTTAAAGATACCTATAATGCGGATATCATCGCAGCCATAATCGATGTAGGGCAGAATGAAGACCTGCCGGCAATTAAAAAACGCGCCCTAAACACCGGCGCATTGAAAGCTTATGTTATCGACGCAAAAAAAGAGTTCGTCACTGATATTATTTACCCGGCTGTTAAAGCAAACGCTATTTATGAACACAAATATTTGCTGGGAACCTCCCTGGCCCGGCCGATTATTGCAAAAAAAATAATCGAGATTGCAAAAAAAGAAAATGCCTGGGCCGTAAGCCACGGCGCTACCGGTAAAGGCAACGACCAGGTGCGGTTTGAGATTACTTTCCGGGCTTTTGCTCCCGGAATCAAAATTATCGCACCCTGGCGCGAATGGACATTAAAATCGCGCACAGATGAAATTGAATACGCGCAAAAACATAAAATACCGATAACGGTTACAAAAAAGAAACCCTATTCTTCCGATGCAAATCTGTGGCATATCAGTTACGAAGGCGGAATCCTGGAGGACCCGAACAATCCTCCGCCGGAAGATATTTTCCAACTGACAAAACAAATTTCTAAAACACCGGATAAACCCGGCTTTGTTGAAATTTGTTTTGAAAAAGGCGTGCCTAAAAAAATCAACGGTAAAACTTATGAACCGGTAGCCCTGATAGCTGCTTTAAACAAAATCGGCGGAGAACATTGCATAGGCCGCACTGACCTTGTTGAAAACCGGCTGGTTGGGATGAAATCCCGCGGGGTTTATGAAACTCCTGGCGGCACATTGTTGATTTTCGCCCACAGGGAATTGGAATACCTTACTATTGAACGGGAAACCTTTCATTACAAGGAAGTAATTGAACCGAAATACGCGGAATTAATTTACAACGGTTTGTGGTACAGCCCTTTGCGGGAAGCCCTTGACGGCTTTATCAACGAAACTCAAAAATATGTTACAGGCTCGATAAAACTCAAGCTTTTCAAAGGCAACATTAACGTAGAAGGCCGCAAAGCTGCCAGCTCGCTTTACTGGGAAAAATTGGCCACATTCGAAAAAGAGGACATATACGATCAGCGCCATGCGGAAGGTTTTATTAAACTCTTCGGCCTGCCCGTAGAAGTCAATTCTATACTGAGGAAAAAATGA
- the argH gene encoding argininosuccinate lyase — protein MILKNFLASFSFDERLAIYDITGSIAHVKMLAKCKIVSAADAGKIVKGLQKIQKYLENGKNLPPQEDIHYAIEKKLIELIGEKTTGRLRTARSRNDQIALDLRLYLKDRIMLLKKLISDFQENIIEQAKLNEGKLIPGYTHLQPAEPVLFSHYILSYAWMLQRDKERLQDCYKRADVLPLGSAALAGTSFPIDRQFTAKLLGFSKVSQNSMDSVSDRDFIIEFLSAASITMMHLSRLAEEIIIWINPSFNFIEIDDEYLSGSSIMPQKKNPDFAELVRGKTGRVYGSLIALLTLMKGLPLTYNRDLQEDKPPLFDAIDTLSASLEVMAGMVVSMKVRKISNTEMKIGFMIATELANYLVKKGMPFKEAHSVVKNIVNYCRDNETPLENMEVAGLKKFSSLFDNDVKKVLSADNVVNLKISEGGSSIKSVRKQITELIKIL, from the coding sequence ATGATTCTGAAAAACTTTTTAGCATCCTTTTCTTTTGACGAACGGCTGGCAATATACGATATTACCGGCTCTATTGCTCATGTAAAAATGCTTGCAAAATGTAAAATTGTTTCAGCTGCTGATGCCGGGAAAATAGTTAAGGGCCTGCAAAAAATACAAAAATACCTGGAAAACGGCAAAAACCTGCCGCCTCAGGAAGACATTCATTACGCAATAGAGAAAAAACTTATTGAACTTATCGGCGAAAAAACTACCGGGCGGTTAAGAACCGCCCGCAGCCGCAACGACCAGATTGCGCTTGACCTGCGGCTTTATCTGAAGGACCGGATAATGCTCCTGAAAAAACTTATTTCTGATTTCCAGGAAAATATTATTGAACAGGCAAAACTAAATGAAGGCAAACTGATTCCCGGCTATACACATCTGCAGCCGGCGGAACCCGTGCTTTTTTCCCACTACATTTTATCTTATGCCTGGATGCTTCAACGGGACAAGGAGCGTTTGCAGGATTGTTATAAACGCGCAGACGTTCTGCCGCTTGGCAGCGCTGCTTTAGCGGGGACATCTTTCCCCATTGACCGGCAATTTACCGCAAAACTGCTCGGTTTTTCAAAGGTAAGCCAAAATTCCATGGACTCAGTGAGCGACCGGGATTTCATTATAGAATTTTTGTCTGCCGCAAGCATTACCATGATGCACCTATCGCGGCTGGCGGAAGAAATAATTATCTGGATAAACCCCAGTTTCAACTTTATCGAGATTGATGACGAGTATCTGTCAGGGTCTTCAATTATGCCCCAGAAAAAAAATCCGGATTTCGCTGAACTGGTGCGCGGGAAAACCGGCAGGGTCTACGGATCACTTATTGCACTGCTAACATTGATGAAAGGCTTGCCGCTCACTTACAACCGCGATTTGCAGGAAGACAAGCCGCCGCTTTTTGATGCGATTGACACCTTGTCAGCGTCGCTTGAAGTTATGGCCGGCATGGTTGTTTCCATGAAAGTACGTAAAATTTCAAACACAGAAATGAAAATAGGTTTTATGATAGCCACAGAACTGGCAAATTACCTTGTAAAAAAAGGAATGCCCTTCAAAGAAGCGCACAGCGTCGTCAAAAACATTGTAAATTACTGCCGGGATAATGAAACCCCGCTTGAAAACATGGAAGTGGCAGGCTTGAAAAAGTTTTCAAGCCTTTTTGACAACGATGTTAAAAAAGTTTTATCTGCCGACAATGTAGTTAATTTAAAAATTTCGGAAGGCGGCAGCTCAATCAAATCGGTCCGTAAACAGATCACGGAACTTATTAAGATCCTATAA
- a CDS encoding TolC family protein has protein sequence MKRIIVLASTILATFLIPMGAACQESNTAVPERVLSISLSISLALNNRKEALLADKEIKIAVERINEAESFNYPKIDMTFNYSRVDTDHWMMLPPTFGSLLIPRTTPGDYCLTRLSLWQHVYSGGVYKSNSKLAQSNLERADSQKKVVQNDITFEVKKEFYSLLATEKKLETYKTVISSIEQKMESVPAPSSWTSVEKLQVQDGLQGLKNEYTLLKNEYEKQKLEFLQTIGLELNTSFEINETFEPIMEIYDLNKLLAWAFQYRPEPKQVQVQEEMDALSVKLSMAARSPTVSLGAHYEFPGETFNFDKKAWNATVNLSLPIYDGFASIYRTRQKNLQKDQNKLKRKDMEDSIQFEVRKSYMDYNFWMNEMSERKNQLNNSEQLLPAGIIGNSPTMVAVYNSYVKYKLSYIEATKEHLISRVTVEHAIGKTLAKE, from the coding sequence ATGAAAAGAATAATCGTTTTGGCCTCGACAATTCTGGCAACTTTCTTGATCCCTATGGGAGCTGCATGCCAGGAATCAAATACTGCGGTTCCCGAAAGAGTCCTTAGTATCAGCCTGAGTATTTCGTTAGCCCTTAACAATAGAAAAGAAGCCTTGCTTGCCGACAAAGAAATAAAAATAGCGGTCGAGCGTATCAATGAAGCGGAATCCTTTAATTACCCTAAAATTGACATGACGTTCAATTATTCAAGGGTAGACACGGACCACTGGATGATGCTGCCGCCCACTTTCGGTTCACTGCTTATTCCCAGGACAACCCCGGGGGATTATTGCCTGACCAGGTTATCTCTCTGGCAGCATGTTTATTCCGGAGGAGTATATAAATCGAACTCTAAACTGGCTCAATCAAATCTGGAACGCGCAGACAGTCAAAAAAAAGTAGTACAAAACGATATTACTTTTGAAGTAAAAAAAGAGTTTTACTCGCTTTTAGCCACTGAAAAAAAACTAGAAACCTATAAAACGGTTATATCGTCCATAGAACAAAAGATGGAGAGCGTTCCGGCCCCGTCTTCGTGGACTTCCGTGGAAAAATTACAAGTTCAGGACGGCCTGCAAGGGCTTAAAAATGAATACACTCTGCTTAAAAATGAATACGAAAAACAAAAACTGGAATTTTTACAGACGATTGGGCTTGAACTAAATACAAGTTTTGAAATAAACGAAACCTTTGAACCCATAATGGAAATTTATGACCTGAATAAACTGCTGGCCTGGGCTTTCCAATACAGGCCTGAACCAAAACAGGTTCAGGTTCAGGAAGAGATGGACGCTCTTTCAGTAAAACTCTCAATGGCAGCCAGGTCTCCCACGGTTTCGCTGGGCGCGCACTACGAATTTCCCGGTGAAACTTTCAATTTTGATAAAAAAGCGTGGAATGCCACAGTTAACCTGAGTTTGCCTATTTACGACGGGTTTGCTTCAATTTACAGAACCAGGCAAAAAAACCTGCAGAAGGACCAGAACAAACTAAAACGTAAAGACATGGAAGATTCAATACAATTTGAAGTAAGAAAATCTTACATGGACTATAATTTCTGGATGAATGAAATGTCTGAAAGAAAAAATCAACTGAATAATTCCGAGCAGCTTTTACCCGCGGGGATTATTGGCAATTCACCGACAATGGTTGCTGTATACAATTCCTACGTGAAATATAAACTAAGTTATATTGAAGCAACTAAAGAACACCTGATAAGCCGCGTTACCGTAGAACATGCAATAGGCAAGACCCTTGCAAAAGAATAA
- a CDS encoding patatin-like phospholipase family protein: protein MQKNKISALSVIFFLLSSITAAFPQQDGPVFDRVNPDSFLTQYFWREVVTLAPPKRPKVVLVLGGGGARGMAHIGVLKVLKEEGIPVDAIVGVSVGALVGALYCAGVDPGKIETMSEEIGWDKLTNLSAPSLVGMIISEKLLSTENMEKYISENIGNKQFYELTTPFACVATDLKTGEKIIFREGDVASAARASATIPGVFSPVEYRHRYLVDGGLVDNVPVDLAKMFNADIIIAVDIKDDFSRNNTTNMMLILSQSIYIQAGMLSQESLKLADIVVTPSVSGVSTYELWRGRECIDAGIIATRKSIPQIKQMMMDRTFKWLLEHP from the coding sequence TTGCAAAAGAATAAAATATCTGCTTTATCCGTTATCTTTTTTTTGTTGAGTTCCATTACGGCAGCCTTCCCTCAACAGGACGGCCCGGTTTTTGACCGGGTTAACCCCGATAGCTTTCTTACGCAATATTTCTGGCGCGAAGTTGTTACTTTGGCCCCGCCAAAGCGCCCGAAGGTTGTATTGGTGTTAGGCGGAGGCGGAGCCAGAGGAATGGCGCATATCGGCGTACTTAAAGTTTTGAAAGAAGAAGGAATCCCCGTTGATGCAATTGTTGGAGTAAGCGTAGGCGCTCTCGTAGGCGCCCTTTATTGCGCCGGCGTAGACCCAGGAAAAATTGAAACCATGTCTGAAGAAATAGGCTGGGACAAACTTACAAACCTTTCGGCGCCTTCGCTGGTAGGGATGATTATTTCTGAAAAACTATTATCAACAGAAAACATGGAAAAATATATTTCCGAAAATATCGGCAATAAGCAGTTTTATGAACTTACAACGCCCTTCGCCTGCGTGGCGACAGATTTGAAAACCGGCGAAAAAATTATTTTCCGTGAAGGCGACGTGGCCAGCGCGGCGCGCGCCAGCGCAACAATTCCAGGAGTTTTCAGCCCTGTTGAATACAGGCACCGTTACCTGGTTGACGGCGGATTGGTAGACAATGTCCCTGTTGACCTGGCAAAGATGTTTAATGCCGACATCATAATAGCTGTCGATATAAAAGATGATTTCTCAAGAAACAATACTACGAATATGATGCTTATATTGAGCCAGTCAATATACATACAAGCGGGGATGCTTTCCCAGGAATCGCTCAAACTGGCTGATATTGTAGTCACCCCTTCAGTAAGCGGTGTAAGCACTTACGAGCTCTGGCGAGGCAGGGAGTGCATTGATGCCGGTATTATTGCAACAAGAAAATCGATTCCACAAATAAAACAAATGATGATGGACAGGACTTTCAAATGGTTATTGGAACACCCATAA
- a CDS encoding tetratricopeptide repeat protein: MVIGTPIKIKHAVLILPLITFSCGLGFAQNTLPEKRLREIKDTADLYYSSGNYQMVVDQCLSLQDYDLPNDIKLDLLEKKGLSYRALNDYASAIEAFQECIRLNSNEWKYHFSLASTYEKTSMNSFAIDEYKKVINLQGDKFHSYFELGKIYQEQGLNTQAIENYKQALLIKSTSALYRNLSKCYEIMHDWEMSASMLKQALSLEPSPEDNLRLAMLYYVQAKYTESIYLLLKESALHPEREDIKLHLLAAYFKKGDYEAFQDLITKLKIEYPNDAMVYFLSGFFSFLKNDTKTAYTELKKSDELANTPMLKEYSSYFVSYLEKKQ, encoded by the coding sequence ATGGTTATTGGAACACCCATAAAAATAAAACATGCAGTTTTAATATTGCCGCTCATCACTTTTTCCTGCGGGTTGGGCTTTGCACAAAATACCCTCCCAGAAAAAAGATTACGGGAAATTAAAGATACTGCGGATCTTTACTATAGCTCCGGAAATTACCAAATGGTAGTTGACCAGTGCCTGTCATTACAGGATTACGATTTGCCAAACGATATAAAACTGGACTTGCTTGAAAAAAAAGGATTGTCTTACCGGGCATTGAATGATTATGCCAGCGCTATAGAAGCCTTCCAGGAATGCATCCGGCTTAACTCGAATGAATGGAAATATCATTTTAGTTTAGCCTCTACTTACGAAAAAACTTCTATGAACTCATTTGCTATTGACGAATACAAAAAAGTTATAAACCTGCAAGGCGATAAATTCCACTCTTATTTTGAGCTTGGCAAAATTTACCAGGAACAGGGGCTCAATACCCAGGCCATTGAAAATTACAAACAGGCGCTATTGATAAAATCAACAAGCGCTCTATACAGAAACCTTTCTAAATGTTACGAAATTATGCACGACTGGGAAATGTCAGCATCTATGCTGAAACAAGCCCTTTCGCTTGAACCGAGCCCGGAAGACAACCTGCGTTTAGCAATGCTTTACTATGTTCAAGCCAAGTATACCGAAAGCATCTACCTCCTTTTAAAGGAAAGTGCCCTGCATCCGGAAAGGGAAGATATAAAGCTTCATCTTTTGGCAGCCTATTTTAAAAAGGGCGACTATGAAGCTTTCCAGGATTTAATCACCAAGCTTAAAATCGAATATCCAAATGATGCAATGGTATATTTTCTTTCGGGCTTTTTTTCATTTTTAAAAAATGATACAAAAACAGCCTATACAGAACT